A genomic stretch from Hypanus sabinus isolate sHypSab1 chromosome X2 unlocalized genomic scaffold, sHypSab1.hap1 SUPER_X2_unloc_24, whole genome shotgun sequence includes:
- the LOC132385823 gene encoding zinc finger protein 239-like, whose product MSFTCADCGKGFPRSSSLLTHQRVHTGEKPFTCSDCGKGFTQSSQLRRHQSLHTGEKPFACSDCGKGFTWSSELKIHQRTHTGERPFTCSDCGKGFIRSSQLKVHQRVHTGERPFTCSVCGKGFTQSSVLKEHQRIHTGERPFSCSVCGKGFTHSSVLKVHQRIHTGERPFTCSDCGKKFTDSSRLQAHQ is encoded by the coding sequence atgtCGTTCACCTGCgctgattgtgggaagggattccctcGGTCATCcagcctactgacacaccagcgagttcacactggtgagaagccgttcacctgctcagactgtgggaagggattcactcagtcatcgcaACTGCGGAGACACCAGtcacttcacactggggagaagccattcgcctgctcagactgtgggaagggattcacttggtcatctgaactgaagatacatcagcgaactcacactggggagaggccattcacctgttcagactgtgggaaagggtttattcggtcatctcaactgaaggtacatcagcgagttcacactggggagaggccgttcacctgctcagtctgtgggaaaggattcactcagtcttctgtactgaaggaacatcagcgaattcacactggggagagaccgttcagctgctcagtctgtgggaaaggattcactcattcatctgtactgaaggtgcatcagagaattcacactggggagaggccgttcacctgctcagactgtgggaagaaattcactGACTCATCCAGGCTACAGGCCcaccagtga